In Brassica rapa cultivar Chiifu-401-42 chromosome A06, CAAS_Brap_v3.01, whole genome shotgun sequence, a single window of DNA contains:
- the LOC108870460 gene encoding uncharacterized protein LOC108870460, with product MRQMPTTCSEHPQPNRATANFRSSLSIHAMGDGYHRTNAEFPQRCFVLVLTDYFTKWIEAEAFAQVTEKEVRSFVWKNIICRHGLPYEIVTDNGSQFISGNFKDFCNKWNIRLSPSRPRYPQGNEQAESSNKIIIDGLKKRLDLKKGHCNTPEPS from the coding sequence ATGCGACAAATGCCAACGACATGCTCCGAGCATCCACAGCCCAACCGAGCTACTGCGAACTTCCGCAGCTCCTTATCCATTCATGCGATGGGGGATGGATATCATCGAACCAATGCCGAATTCCCGCAACGTTGCTTCGTGTTGGTATTAACCGACTACTTCACCAAGTGGATCGAAGCAGAAGCCTTCGCGCAGGTTACAGAGAAGGAAGTCCGCAGCTTTGTTTGGAAAAACATTATCTGTCGTCACGGCCTACCGTACGAGATTGTGACGGACAATGGATCCCAGTTTATATCTGGAAACTTCAAAGATTTCTGTAACAAGTGGAACATCCGACTAAGCCCCTCGAGACCAAGGTACCCTCAAGGAAACGAACAAGCGGAGTCCTCAAATAAGATCATCATCGACGGACTCAAGAAGCGTCTTGATCTCAAGAAGGGacactgtaacacccccgaaccgtcctag